A segment of the Trifolium pratense cultivar HEN17-A07 linkage group LG7, ARS_RC_1.1, whole genome shotgun sequence genome:
ATTTCGGTCAAGCATTTCTGAAACTAGTAGTTTGGCATCAGGAAATTTTCCTTTCTTGCAGAGACCACTCATCAAAACATTGTAAATCTGAGCATCAGGAAATACACCCTTCTCTATCATTTTCTCCCGGACCATCAGTGCAACATCGATTTCCCCAACAGCAATAATTCCATGGATAAAAGCTCCATACGAAACCAAGTCCGGTTTATCTCCTGTTTCAGCAATCTTAAAAAGCATATCTGATGCCCTAACATAATCCCCTTGTTTACAGTAAGCATGCATGAGAGGTGTATAACTATACTTATTAGGCAGCAATCTCCTTTCTTTCACCCTCTCTATGAACTCTTCAGCTTCTTTAATCCTTCCATTACTACATGAAAAATTAATCAGAATATTATAAGTTGTAATATCTGGCTCACAAACCATCTCAGTCATCCTTCTCATCGTCTCAGCAGCTTCTTCAACCAAACCATGCTTGTATTGAGcatcaataataatattaaacacTTGTACATTAACCTTCAATCCCATCACATTCATTTCTTTCAGAAGCTGATCAACTACTTGAAACTTCCCAGCCTTACAAAATCCATCAATCAAAGCACCATAAGTTTCTAATGTCGGCAAAAACCCTCTCAATTTCAGTTCCTCGAAAACTCTCGTAGCACCTTTGAGATTACCCATCTTGCAATacccatcaatgatgacattaTAAAACACTACATGTGGAACACAACCTCTCCCCCATCTATCATTAATCAATCTCCTACCTTCCTCAACCTTCCCAAGATCACACAAACCCTTCACCACTATAGAAGTACTATAattatcaacaacaacatcGACACCATCCTCGTCACCCTTCTGAAGCATTTTATCATACAGTTGACATGCAACATCAACTTTCCCATTTTTCACTAAACAATTAAGCAATGAATTATTAGCAACAACACATGGAAAACAATTATACAATTCACAAACCATATGAAAAATCTCAAGTGCTCTATTAACCAACCCATATTCACCATAAACACAAATAACATTATTCAATGCTTCAAGAGTAGGTTTCAAGTTTTGATCTTTCATATTGTTTAACACCATTTCAACCTGTGAAAATACTCTGTACTTTGCCATGAGGTTGAGAAGAGAAGAATAAGCAACACCATTGAGAGGAGTAGAAAAGGGTAATGTGGAAGCCCAGTTAAAGAACTTTAAACCATGTTCAGGGTTGTGGATTCGATCAATGACCAAATGGGCAACGTCGGAAACGATGATATCGGATTCGGCGAAACGGGATTGAAGAGAATCTTGCCATTGATGGGTTTTGAGGATATGGATGACGTCGATGACGAGGTTTTTGATGCGTGGGGGTAAAGAGGAAGATGGTGAAGGTTTTGGGAGGTGATGAGGTTTGATTCGAGAGAGAACGGACTTTGACATTGGGTTTCTGCAAGGTTCAGTGAGACTTGAGAGTGTTAATATTAAACGCGAAGAGTTGAAGTCACATTTTGTCTTGTTAATTCTCTGTTTTGGTGGGAAAGAGGAAAATAACCTCCATGTCCGTGCATGAATGAAGCAGCATAATTTGTAGTAGGGTgttcgcggtgcggtttggtttgaGCATAAAAGTAGTCATACTAACCGcaagaaaaaaatgtatgtggttcggtttagtttggttggtttttaaaatgttatctaaactaaaccaaaccaaacaaatGTGGTTAGAATTAATTCGGTTTGTGAGGTTTAtcaagatataaaaaatatgacaatattttcaacttgttacaaaatgaacatagaaaattttaatttattttattatttacatgatacaatatgcatataCATAAATTGCATATATATGTAGTAACCTATTTTTAATAACAACAATATAGTTCTAGATCGCgttttatggactcaatttgAGTTGATAGAGCTAAGTTAAGTATtacggtttggttcggttttaagaaatgaaaaccgcaaaccaaatcaaatcatgcgatttagaagaaaaatgatctGTGAGGTTAAAACTAAATGCGATTTTTTGTGGTTTcagtttggattggttcggattgtgattttacttttggattggttcggattgTGATTTTACTTTTAGATTGGTTcgaatacgatcacccctaattTGTAGACTTTAAAAacacaccgtcggtgtaaattaattttacaccaacaagcaacatgaatgatttaaaattttattgtcATATTAAACAAGTGGAATGACGTGACAACATACATTCGTCGATAATGTTAAATTATTTTAGAGTGacattgtatttttttcttctcaattttgtattttatattgtGCAGAATCatcttatattataaatttaatattttcacTGAAGCGACTTTTCTTTAACCTCTCATGGGAAATTATCGAAAAAATTGCCTGTTGTAATTTTGCACATAGTCGTATATAAGGACCGACCGTCCGATTTCAAACATGCCTGTTGTAATAGAATTAATTTGCACTgtctaatttataattaatgaCCTAAATTTAAAACTGTGTAAAATTTGTGTGAAACTTTACTCTAGCGAATCTCAATCTGGAAATTATTACTCTTCTTAACCTCCGTTGGTTGTGAATCTCAGCCATAATTTTAAAGAATCTGCACATAAATATACATATCTTCTAGTTCTTGCTACTAGTGTATAGACTATAGACTTTGTTTGCCATATGCTCgatttttttgttgctttacTTTGGCTTTATGCCATGGGTGGATGTTCCTCTAGACTTGTTTCGTAATTTCGTAACTAAAGTGCTATCTCCGCATAATGTTTGAAAACATTGTGACACCATAATTTTATTGAAGTTTCAAAATGTAATTTTTGTCAATTCAAACAGGCACAGTTCGTTAAAAGATTGAAGAATTAAACACTCAAATAATATTAAGCAATGCCACATGTTCGAACATATATTTGTCCCTCACACATCCTTTACTTTCATGTTCAAAGAATATAAGAAAGACTTTTAGGAAGAAACTTTgcagtttttttataaaattaattacactaattgttttcttttatatGATACTCTGAGCTCTTTTGTATTTTGACAAAACTATGACGACATTCTTGGCTGTTCACTATCATATTGTAACTATTTgtctatttattacaataaatagtcaaaaattataattgaaaaCACGGTAGTTAATGTTGTACTATTTGGATTGGAATCATCAATGACTACCTCTATCCACCCACCCAAGCAATGGCGTTTAGTTCCTTAAATTTGGAATCATCAATGAAGTGTTTTTTCTAGGGGATCATCAATGAAGCTTGAAAGGCACAAAGTATTCCAAATACAGTATGTTGGTTTATTGATAACAAAGACTTCAGTAAACTAAAGCCACTAGGAATAAATCAGGgtgagaaaaatataatttaaatgatAAGAACTTttgatgattttaaaaaataattattaataagaaTAACGGTTTAAACTTGCCACTATAGGCTTTCCAAAGAGGAATAAAGAATGAAGCtaggaaaagaaaaatgttggaatcctttttatcaaaattaagtGATAGGCAGGCATGTTCCTTACCACTCTATTACACCCAGCAACCTTAATTCCTGTCACATCACCCATATTCTGTCAAAATTCTGGTATTTTTTCCTAGCTCTGAAGCATTACTCTTTCTGTACAATGCTCTTTATCTGCATAGTTGTTCAGTCAAAATTGTTCACGCTGTTAGCAGAGAACGGTGCAAACAATCAACGGGAAAGTCAACACATCATATCCATGTGATGTGAAACAGCAATGTCACCATGGTCATGTACTAAACGTTTCATGCCAATGGATAATCACAAAATTTAAGCTCAATTTTGCCTTCCGATGCAATTATGCTCTCTCCCTTCCCGTTCATTTATTCCCAATACACCCTTTCACAGTAGTTCTGATGCAATTTCTCCAATGCAGTTCAACCAAACTTGGCTCCGCGAACAAACAGATTGCTTCCTTCAACAAGATTTAATggaaacataaacataatagGATACCTTTAAACAGGGTGCACTTAGCTGTCCACCTTCAATCCTACGCATAAGAAAATAAGATCCATGTCCGAAAGCCGAAACCTGCCTCTGTACTATGTAGAAACGAGTTCCTTTCACAAGTACTTCATTGAACCATGTGCATACCAGTGCCGAAAGAAGCCCTCCAGACAGCCTCAGAATCTGAAAAGGGTGCTCACTGTACATCAAGACATCCGCTCTCCACTACACAAGACCCAAATTGCAAATCAAAgtacttcaagtcttcaagaaaTTCCCAGATCATGACAAGAACGCTTTTCCTTTTCCACTTCAATGAGAAATAGGTATTGAGGGTTAATTCTAATTTAACTTCATATTCTACCAAGGCATAAAACACCAATTGTTAAATCTACACATCATCCAGTAACTAACTTAGATGTTTAATTATTCATACAAATGGGTTTGAACGGTACTAAAGGTGACATATCAAGAATGAGGGAGTAGTGGAGCTACAAGTTAACCTACAGCACATTACCAGAATAAGATAATATAAAAGAACTTAAAACCAGCAGGCATGTCAATAACAAAAATGCAATTTGTCTggaaaatagaatatcaaaagGGATATTAGACTTCATTTATTAAAAATGAGTATTGTGTTCCCGACCATGATTCTGAAATTATTTAGTATACTGTAACTATCTTAAAACAAACAACTATGCCTAAATTGGAATTCATATGATGACATTTATATTCATGCGTGCgtacataaaaatattattttcctCCAAAACAAATAAGAACTGATTTGAAAGATATACAAGTGCCTTAAACACTAGAAATCCAAAATCCACTCTAAATTTTCCATTCATTGTAAATGAAAtgaatatttgatttattaCTATCAATCTCATAAAAGGATCCACGAATAAATCAACAGACAGAAATGCATTTTCTAATGAAAGACATAGAAAACAATTACATGTAGAACTTTCATAAACGGGCAAGATTTGTATGCAATGAcagtaataaaagaaaaacagtGTAATGTGTGTGGAAGAGGTAAGAGTATTTAACAACTTACAAGAGTTTATATGGTATTTGCCTTCTGAAATACCATCTTTGCCGAAATATTATTCAGGGAGGTACAAAGAGCTAACTGAGTGGAAATAAGTAGTGTTTGACAGCTTGTATAAATGAGATGCCATCAAATTTTCAGGCTTGTTACTTAAATATTCAAGATGTACAAATGAATGGAATACAAAGAATATGAGATCCGTTTGGGTCGTTGCCCTACTAAATTCAACCAACTTCCCTAATCCACTAACTTCACTGCCCAGATAACAAGGACTGCATTGAAGCCAAATAGCCAGAATCGAAGGGAGGTTTTTTCCTCTCGGCCAACGCTACAATCACCTTCGCTTTATCAATCTTCCCAAATCTCTTTAGGCCTTCCAGTAGCATAAAGACGGTACCTACATTCGGAAACCAATTTTTTCGCATACTATCTTTACACATGATGTATGCCTGATCAAAATCATCTCTCCTACACAAATAATGAATCATTGTCTGGTAAATATTAGCACTAATCTTATAACCCTTCCTACGCAACCCATAAAAAATCATCACTGCCATATCAGGAAAACCAGCCAGAAAAAAACCCTTGATAACCAAAACTATCGTAATCTCATCAGGCGTAACCCCAATTCTCCGCATCAAACTCATCAAATCATTGGCATCCCAAGCTCGCCTAACCGTAACCAAAAACTGAATCCGAACATTAAAAGTATGAAGATTCGGCATACAACCCTTCAACACCATACGGTTCCACAATCCATTACCAATCTCCCATCTCTTATGCTCATAAAAC
Coding sequences within it:
- the LOC123899562 gene encoding pentatricopeptide repeat-containing protein At1g52620, with the protein product MSKSVLSRIKPHHLPKPSPSSSLPPRIKNLVIDVIHILKTHQWQDSLQSRFAESDIIVSDVAHLVIDRIHNPEHGLKFFNWASTLPFSTPLNGVAYSSLLNLMAKYRVFSQVEMVLNNMKDQNLKPTLEALNNVICVYGEYGLVNRALEIFHMVCELYNCFPCVVANNSLLNCLVKNGKVDVACQLYDKMLQKGDEDGVDVVVDNYSTSIVVKGLCDLGKVEEGRRLINDRWGRGCVPHVVFYNVIIDGYCKMGNLKGATRVFEELKLRGFLPTLETYGALIDGFCKAGKFQVVDQLLKEMNVMGLKVNVQVFNIIIDAQYKHGLVEEAAETMRRMTEMVCEPDITTYNILINFSCSNGRIKEAEEFIERVKERRLLPNKYSYTPLMHAYCKQGDYVRASDMLFKIAETGDKPDLVSYGAFIHGIIAVGEIDVALMVREKMIEKGVFPDAQIYNVLMSGLCKKGKFPDAKLLVSEMLDRNLQPDEYVYATLIDGFIRNNELDKATQLFEVVMSKGIDPGIVGYNVMIKGLCKFGKMTDAVSYLNKMKIVHHSPDEYTYSTVIDGYVKQHDLDSALKMFGQMMKQKYKPNVVAYTSLINGFCKIADMSRAEKVFRGMQSLNLEPNVVTYTTLIGGFCKACKIEKAASFFELMLMRNCLPNDTTFHYLINGLTNITDSTHLIRKNKDRSLILDFFVTMISEGWSQVIAAYNSIIVCLCVHGMVDTAQSLQTKMTSKGFLMDSVSFSALLHGVCQTGKSKEWRNIISGDLNKIEFQTAFKYSLKLDKYLYEGRLSEASFILQTLIEDSMLSDQQNKDQKVTS